TTAAAATCCATGCCGAATTACTACTAAAAGCTAAAAATATCCGCAGGAATAAGACATCAGTGCGTAACTGATTCAGACGTACTCAAGGAGCTTTGTATGTTTCAACTCGATACCTTATCAACCCTTGTTGCCGCAACGCTGACGTTGCTACTGGGGCGTAAACTGGTTCAGTCAGTCTCCTTCCTCAAGAAATATACGATTCCTGAACCCGTTGCTGGTGGGTTGCTGGTCGCATTGGCCCTGTTAGTACTGAAAAAGAGCATGGGCTGGGAAGTGAATTTCGATATGACGTTGCGCGATCCGCTGATGCTGGCGTTTTTCGCCACCATCGGTTTAAACGCCAACATCGCCAGCTTACGGGCGGGCGGTCGCGTGGTGGGAATTTTCCTGATCGTCGTCGTGGGGTTGCTGCTGATGCAAAATGCCATCGGCATTGGGATGGCCAGCCTGCTGGGACTTGATCCACTGATGGGGTTGATTGCAGGTTCGATCACGCTGTCTGGTGGCCACGGTACTGGTGCCGCCTGGAGCAAGCTGTTTATCGAACGCTACGGCTTTGCTAACGCGACGGAAGTGGCGATGGCGTGCGCCACTTTTGGCCTGGTTCTTGGTGGGCTGATCGGCGGGCCTGTGGCACGTTATCTGGTCAAACACTCCACCACGCCGGACGGTATTCCGGACGATCTGGAAGTGCCGACCGCGTTTGAAAAGCCGGACGTCGGGCGCATGATTACCTCGCTGGTACTGATTGAAACCATTGCGCTTATCGCCATCTGTCTCACCGTGGGTAAGATCGTTGCGCAATTGCTGGCGGGGACAGTGTTTGAGCTGCCCACGTTTGTCTGCGTGTTGTTTGTCGGCGTGATTGTCAGTAACGGCCTGGCGCTGGTAGGTTTTTATCGCGTTTTTGAGCGTGCAGTCTCTGTTCTCGGGAACGTCAGCCTGTCGCTGTTTCTGGCCATGGCGCTGATGAGCCTGAAGCTGTGGGAACTGGCTTCACTGGCGCTGCCGATGCTGGCAATCCTGGTGGTGCAGTCCATCTTTATGGCGCTGTACGCGATATTTGTCACCTGGCGAATGATGGGCAAAAACTACGATGCAGCTGTGCTGGCGGCGGGACACTGCGGCTTTGGTCTGGGGGCGACGCCAACCGCGATTGCCAATATGCAGGCGATTACCGAACGTTTTGGTCCATCCCATATGGCGTTTCTGGTGGTGCCGATGGTCGGCGCGTTTTTCATTGATATCGTCAACGCGCTGGTGATTAAGCTGTATTTACTGTTGCCTATTTTTGCGCAATAACGAGAAGGTGCGGTGGTGATGAACCACCGCGCTTTTGCATCGCCATCAGGATCAGGCGTTAGAATAGCGTTCTGTTTCAGGCATCCAGCGTTCGATTAACGCTTTTGCCTCTTGTGGGTAACGTTCATGAATATGACGAGCAATACGCTGAACTTCCGGAATAATGGCCTGATCTCGCAGTAAATTCGCCACTTTGAATTCGGCATTCCCCGTCTGCCGCGTACCCAGCAATTCACCGGGTCCGCGAATTTCGAGATCTTTTTGCGCAATCACAAAGCCATCGCTGCTGTCGCGTAACACCTGCAGGCGTTTCTGGGCCGTTTTCGATAACGGCGACTTGTAGAGTAGTACGCAGTGTGAGGCCACCGCGCCACGGCCGACGCGTCCACGTAGCTGGTGTAACTGTGCTAAACCGAGACGTTCCGGGTTTTCGATGATCATCAGACTGGCATTGGGGACATCCACACCGACTTCAATCACCGTGGTGGCGACAAGCAGGTGCAGTTCGCCCTGTTTAAACGCCGCCATCACCGCCTGTTTTTCGGCAGGCTTCATGCGCCCGTGGACCAGCCCGACGTTTAGTTCTGGTAACGCGAGTTTTAACTCTTCCCATGTGGCTTCAGCGGCCTGCGCTTCTAACAAATCAGATTCTTCAATCAGCGTACAGACCCAGTAGGCCTGGCGACCTTCCTGCGTACAGGCGTTGCGCACGCGGTCAATAATATCGCTGCGACGCGTATCCGGAATGGCAACCGTTGTGACGGGAGTGCGTCCGGGGGGCAGTTCGTCAATGACGGAGGTATCGAGATCTGCGTAGGCGGTCATCGCCAGCGTCCGAGGAATAGGCGTAGCGGTCATGATCAACTGATGCGGATGGAAACCCTGTTGCTGGCCTTTTTCCCACAGTGCGAGGCGCTGATGCACGCCAAAACGATGCTGCTCGTCGATGATGACCAGCGCAAGACCGTTGAACTGCACCTGTTCCTGAAAGATCGCGTGCGTTCCTACCACCATTTGTACCTGTCCGCTGGCAATCGCATCTTGTTGCGCCAGACGCGCTTTGCCTTTCTGCTTGCCCGCCAGCCAGCCGACTTCGACACCCAGTGGAGCAAACCAGTTACGGAAGTTGTTGGCATGCTGCTCCGCCAGTAACTCGGTCGGGGCCATCAGCGCGACCTGTTTTCCATGCGCAATCGCTCGCAGAGCGGCGAGTGCGGCGACCAGCGTTTTACCGGAGCCGACATCACCCTGCACCAGACGCATCATGGGGATATCGAGCGCCATATCGTGCTCGATTTCCGCTACCACGCGGGCTTGCGCGCCAGTCGGCTTAAAGGGCAGTGAGGCTAACAGTTGATTTTTCAGCGTGTCGTTGGCGCTCAGTGGTTGAGCATGAAAACGCTGTGCGCCTGCACGGAGCGCCAGCATACTCAGGTTATGCGCCAGCAACTCTTCCAGAATCAGACGACGTTGCGCCGGGTGCTGCCCGGTTTCGAGATCGCTTAACTGGAGCGTCGGCGGTGGGCGATGCAGCGTGCGAAGCGCTTCAGGCAGACTGAGCATGCCCTGCAGCAATTCCGGCGGTAAGAGTTCGGCAATGGCGCAGGTATCCAGCAGATCCAGCGCCTGATCGGTGAGCTTGCGCAGTGTTGCCTGTTTCACCCCTTCGGTAGTGGGATAAACCGGGGTGAGGGTTTCCTGCAATGCTGGTGTACTGAGATCGCCCTGGACACGGTATTCCGGGTGGATCATCTCTGCGCCGTACTTCCCGCGCTTCGCTTCGCCATAAGCCAGTACGCGTCGTCCGGTGGCGAGGCTGTTTTTCATCGCCGCGTTGAAGTTGAAAAAGCGCATTGTCAGGATGCCGGTACCGTCGCTGATCTGACAGGTCATCATCCGGCGACCCCCGAAAGTGATGTTACAGTTCAGCACTTCCCCTTCGACAGTGGCGTATACGCCGGGCAGCAGTTCGCCAATGGGATAGAGTTGGGTGCGGTCTTCATAACGCAGAGGGAGGTGTAACAGCAGATCCTGCACGGTGTGCAGACCAATTTTTGCCAGTTTGCTGCTCTGCGCTGCGCCAACGCCCGTTAGTGAACTGAGCGGGACAGCATCTAACAGGCGCCCACTCATGATTTACTTCGCCGCCTGCATGGTGGACCACCAGGTATCATCGGCTTCAATCGCACCTTGCTGATTGATATGCGGATAGGGCAGCCCTTTGCGTTTGGCGACTTTCGCCAGTACCGGATAGCCGCCTTCAAACAACAGGCGCTGCTGTTCGCCTTCCGGCAACATGCTGTTTTCGCGCAGATACATCCCGGCATTCTGCCGCTGGCGCTGCGCTTCATACAGAATCAGCGCTGAGGCAACGGAAACGTTAAGCGATTGAACCATGCCGATCATCGGGATGATGATATCCTGATCCGCCAGGTCCAGCGCTTCCTGGGTAATACCCGTTTTCTCCTGCCCCATCAGGATACAGGTCGGACGTGTGTAATCGATTTCGCGGAAATCGACAGCATTATCAGAGAGATGAGTTGCCAGAACCTGCATGCCCCGGCCTTTTAAATGCGTGACAGCATCGCCAATTGTGCGGTGGGTTTTCACCTGCACCCAACTGTTGCTGCCGGCTGCTGCTGAGGCCATGGTGCGCATACGACTGCCTGGCCAGACGGCGTGGACTTCGTGGACGCCGACGGCATCTGCGGTACGAATAATCGCAGAAACGTTATGAGGTTTGTGGACCTGCTCCATGCAAACGGTCAGGTCCGGCTGGCGCCTGG
The sequence above is drawn from the Citrobacter amalonaticus genome and encodes:
- the recG gene encoding ATP-dependent DNA helicase RecG, whose translation is MSGRLLDAVPLSSLTGVGAAQSSKLAKIGLHTVQDLLLHLPLRYEDRTQLYPIGELLPGVYATVEGEVLNCNITFGGRRMMTCQISDGTGILTMRFFNFNAAMKNSLATGRRVLAYGEAKRGKYGAEMIHPEYRVQGDLSTPALQETLTPVYPTTEGVKQATLRKLTDQALDLLDTCAIAELLPPELLQGMLSLPEALRTLHRPPPTLQLSDLETGQHPAQRRLILEELLAHNLSMLALRAGAQRFHAQPLSANDTLKNQLLASLPFKPTGAQARVVAEIEHDMALDIPMMRLVQGDVGSGKTLVAALAALRAIAHGKQVALMAPTELLAEQHANNFRNWFAPLGVEVGWLAGKQKGKARLAQQDAIASGQVQMVVGTHAIFQEQVQFNGLALVIIDEQHRFGVHQRLALWEKGQQQGFHPHQLIMTATPIPRTLAMTAYADLDTSVIDELPPGRTPVTTVAIPDTRRSDIIDRVRNACTQEGRQAYWVCTLIEESDLLEAQAAEATWEELKLALPELNVGLVHGRMKPAEKQAVMAAFKQGELHLLVATTVIEVGVDVPNASLMIIENPERLGLAQLHQLRGRVGRGAVASHCVLLYKSPLSKTAQKRLQVLRDSSDGFVIAQKDLEIRGPGELLGTRQTGNAEFKVANLLRDQAIIPEVQRIARHIHERYPQEAKALIERWMPETERYSNA
- the trmH gene encoding tRNA (guanosine(18)-2'-O)-methyltransferase TrmH, whose amino-acid sequence is MNLQRYARICEMLARRQPDLTVCMEQVHKPHNVSAIIRTADAVGVHEVHAVWPGSRMRTMASAAAGSNSWVQVKTHRTIGDAVTHLKGRGMQVLATHLSDNAVDFREIDYTRPTCILMGQEKTGITQEALDLADQDIIIPMIGMVQSLNVSVASALILYEAQRQRQNAGMYLRENSMLPEGEQQRLLFEGGYPVLAKVAKRKGLPYPHINQQGAIEADDTWWSTMQAAK
- the gltS gene encoding sodium/glutamate symporter, yielding MFQLDTLSTLVAATLTLLLGRKLVQSVSFLKKYTIPEPVAGGLLVALALLVLKKSMGWEVNFDMTLRDPLMLAFFATIGLNANIASLRAGGRVVGIFLIVVVGLLLMQNAIGIGMASLLGLDPLMGLIAGSITLSGGHGTGAAWSKLFIERYGFANATEVAMACATFGLVLGGLIGGPVARYLVKHSTTPDGIPDDLEVPTAFEKPDVGRMITSLVLIETIALIAICLTVGKIVAQLLAGTVFELPTFVCVLFVGVIVSNGLALVGFYRVFERAVSVLGNVSLSLFLAMALMSLKLWELASLALPMLAILVVQSIFMALYAIFVTWRMMGKNYDAAVLAAGHCGFGLGATPTAIANMQAITERFGPSHMAFLVVPMVGAFFIDIVNALVIKLYLLLPIFAQ